One genomic window of Leptospira paudalimensis includes the following:
- a CDS encoding lipase family alpha/beta hydrolase, which produces MNSKKKNLVCLLALLLFTTGVHAGARKTVYPVVFAHGLSGFDNLLGYYYFGNDYGTFVGDPCDEFLETSCNGSISSSQKALAASVAPFQSSEVRGTQLADRIQNYMTSTGATKVNIIGHSQGGIDARKAAAVLRARYGRQVVHALISVSSPHRGSPTAKYILDLGPGVTSVIDALAKLFGNTIYGSGNDGVAAAKQLVYNDYSSTDGITTGMKAFNTNYNVNTSNAAYWGSIITAQDSLNTNPALYLLKEGFYNIDGDGYCVDDCDNDGAAGKGDGTRGNNDDDGLVGINSQQMGDRLQYNECALCFDSITVNTSLGYVSNLNAPTSAQMTSKSSVVSQDHLDVVGVPPDTFDEEEFYASILEFIVSKGG; this is translated from the coding sequence ATGAACTCTAAAAAGAAAAATCTTGTTTGCCTCCTCGCTCTTTTGTTGTTCACAACAGGGGTACATGCAGGCGCAAGAAAAACGGTATATCCAGTTGTGTTCGCACATGGATTGTCTGGCTTCGACAACTTACTCGGATACTACTACTTTGGTAACGACTACGGTACTTTCGTGGGTGATCCATGTGACGAGTTTTTGGAAACATCGTGTAACGGTAGCATAAGCTCAAGTCAAAAAGCGTTAGCAGCAAGTGTGGCTCCCTTCCAATCTTCGGAAGTTAGAGGTACACAACTAGCAGATCGCATTCAAAACTATATGACCTCCACGGGAGCAACCAAAGTGAATATCATTGGTCACTCACAAGGTGGAATAGATGCAAGAAAAGCAGCTGCTGTATTAAGAGCACGTTATGGAAGACAAGTTGTCCATGCTCTTATCTCCGTATCAAGTCCGCATAGAGGATCTCCTACTGCAAAGTACATTCTTGATTTAGGCCCAGGTGTGACATCAGTTATCGATGCACTTGCTAAATTATTCGGAAATACGATTTACGGTTCTGGAAATGATGGAGTTGCTGCAGCAAAACAATTGGTTTATAATGACTATTCCTCTACCGATGGGATCACCACTGGAATGAAAGCATTTAACACGAATTATAATGTGAATACAAGCAATGCAGCTTATTGGGGATCGATCATCACAGCACAAGATAGTCTCAACACAAACCCAGCGTTGTACCTTCTCAAAGAAGGATTTTACAACATTGATGGCGATGGATACTGTGTAGATGATTGTGATAATGATGGTGCAGCTGGAAAAGGTGATGGCACTCGTGGTAACAATGACGACGACGGACTTGTTGGGATCAATTCACAACAAATGGGTGATCGTTTGCAATACAACGAATGTGCACTTTGTTTCGACTCGATCACAGTGAATACAAGCCTCGGTTATGTAAGTAACTTAAATGCTCCAACTTCTGCACAAATGACTTCTAAGTCTTCTGTGGTGAGCCAAGACCATTTAGATGTGGTTGGTGTTCCACCAGATACATTTGATGAAGAAGAATTTTATGCTTCTATTTTAGAATTCATCGTCTCTAAAGGCGGTTAA
- a CDS encoding polysaccharide lyase, translating into MKTFTYTDRFQHVVKLCILFGLSFFQCQKQNDKETLNLLAGTALAYQASTSIICTSEQLNKTQNGRIFQTSFESTSEFSNFYSVPSPYQSVATHGQSTEQKRTGTYSHKANISGLGPTCFYPQNCNHRGYPTIQLNKLASGGFKTPVLIELYVYLDMDLTSNQDWFSFATYSADPTDLWRRVVLVNIDASDYVYLMHVPVHNQNVHTYQVTNLSFPRRQWKKLTTCLDFSPQGGMAKVWVDTTLVSTANVSGGCGVLEQAHFGLYASPTLSSGSIYNDDLRIQEVSVCP; encoded by the coding sequence ATGAAAACTTTTACGTACACTGATCGTTTCCAACACGTAGTGAAACTATGCATCCTTTTTGGTCTCAGTTTTTTCCAATGCCAAAAACAAAATGATAAGGAGACCTTAAATCTGTTAGCTGGCACAGCGTTAGCCTACCAAGCTTCCACATCAATCATCTGCACAAGCGAACAATTGAATAAAACGCAAAATGGAAGGATTTTCCAAACTAGTTTTGAATCCACAAGTGAGTTCTCAAATTTTTATAGTGTTCCTTCTCCCTACCAATCAGTGGCAACCCATGGACAAAGTACGGAACAAAAAAGAACCGGAACCTATTCACACAAAGCAAACATTTCAGGACTTGGACCCACTTGTTTTTATCCGCAAAATTGTAACCATAGAGGTTACCCCACGATCCAACTAAACAAACTAGCGTCAGGTGGATTTAAAACTCCAGTTTTAATTGAATTGTATGTCTATTTAGATATGGATTTAACGAGTAACCAAGATTGGTTTAGTTTTGCCACGTATTCGGCAGATCCTACTGATTTATGGCGGAGGGTGGTTCTTGTGAATATTGATGCGAGTGATTATGTATACCTCATGCATGTTCCAGTGCATAACCAAAATGTGCATACATACCAAGTCACAAATCTAAGTTTTCCAAGAAGGCAATGGAAAAAACTAACAACTTGTTTGGATTTTTCTCCACAAGGTGGAATGGCAAAGGTATGGGTGGACACAACCTTAGTATCAACTGCAAATGTTTCGGGGGGATGTGGAGTATTGGAACAAGCACATTTTGGATTGTATGCCTCTCCTACTTTAAGTTCTGGCTCTATTTATAATGATGATTTACGCATCCAAGAAGTGAGTGTTTGCCCTTAA
- the radA gene encoding DNA repair protein RadA has product MAKKQLPQYQCKACGDTFSRWAGKCPSCGEWNQIEEMTNTSQGRFDSPNLTKPRDRKYTEPKSIGSIVSDVHTRTLTGFSELDLVLGGGIVPGSLVLVGGEPGVGKSTLVLEIAKNIANQGTVLYISGEESASQIGLRAKRMGVDSKNILLSSEVYAENISQMITDLQPKVVFIDSIQTILKESLVNQAGTITQLRESSQVFLETAKRTSVPIFLIGHITKEGQIAGPKVLEHLVDTVLYFEGDRFNYYRILRAVKNRFGAVGDTAIFEMVLGGLKQVLDRHRLFISPETEERSGSVLSSVMEGSRAISVEVQALVTKSAFGQARRMAEGLDNRRVILLSAVIEKYLGLPLSESDIFSNLAGGLSVDEPSLDLAITASIVSSFRDKPISRETGYLGEVGLSGEVRSVGQISLRIKELAGIGISHIYIPHGNWKEVEGMFPSIQLSPIKHLQELGL; this is encoded by the coding sequence ATGGCAAAAAAACAACTCCCACAATACCAATGTAAGGCTTGCGGAGATACATTTAGCAGGTGGGCAGGCAAATGTCCATCCTGTGGTGAATGGAACCAAATCGAGGAAATGACGAACACTTCCCAAGGAAGGTTTGATTCTCCCAATCTCACAAAACCAAGAGACAGAAAATACACAGAACCAAAGTCTATAGGTTCGATTGTAAGTGATGTCCACACAAGGACTCTCACTGGTTTTAGTGAACTTGATTTGGTGCTAGGTGGTGGGATTGTTCCAGGTAGTTTGGTTTTAGTTGGTGGTGAGCCGGGTGTGGGTAAGTCTACGCTAGTATTGGAGATTGCGAAAAACATTGCAAACCAAGGCACAGTTTTGTACATCTCGGGAGAAGAATCAGCATCACAAATTGGTCTTCGTGCCAAACGGATGGGAGTAGATTCTAAAAATATCCTTCTCTCATCGGAAGTGTATGCAGAGAACATTTCGCAGATGATTACGGATTTACAACCAAAAGTTGTTTTTATCGATTCCATCCAAACTATTTTAAAAGAAAGTCTTGTGAACCAAGCAGGAACCATTACACAACTCCGTGAGTCTTCCCAAGTTTTTTTAGAAACCGCCAAACGTACTTCAGTTCCCATTTTTCTCATTGGTCATATTACAAAAGAAGGCCAAATTGCGGGTCCAAAAGTTTTAGAACATTTGGTGGATACTGTCTTGTACTTTGAAGGTGACCGATTTAATTATTATCGAATTTTAAGGGCTGTCAAAAATCGATTTGGAGCAGTGGGGGACACTGCGATTTTTGAAATGGTGTTAGGTGGGCTCAAACAAGTCCTCGACCGTCACCGATTATTCATCTCACCTGAAACAGAAGAAAGGTCAGGAAGTGTTTTATCTTCTGTGATGGAAGGATCCCGAGCCATCAGTGTCGAAGTACAAGCACTTGTCACCAAATCAGCGTTTGGCCAAGCGAGGCGTATGGCAGAAGGGCTGGATAACCGCCGAGTGATTTTACTTTCTGCGGTAATTGAAAAGTATTTGGGACTTCCACTTTCAGAGTCAGATATCTTTAGTAATTTGGCAGGTGGGCTCAGTGTTGACGAACCAAGTTTAGACCTTGCGATCACAGCTTCGATTGTTTCTTCATTCCGAGACAAACCAATCTCACGAGAAACAGGTTATTTAGGGGAAGTAGGACTCTCAGGTGAAGTGAGAAGTGTTGGCCAAATCAGTTTGCGCATCAAAGAACTCGCTGGAATTGGGATCAGTCATATTTATATCCCTCATGGCAATTGGAAAGAAGTGGAAGGTATGTTTCCTTCCATCCAACTTTCTCCCATCAAACATTTGCAAGAACTAGGTTTATAA
- a CDS encoding ribonuclease D → MTQKRSTIKPVVLQGDLNEDFFEAFKKDDRLAVDCEMMGLNPRRDRLCVVQISDSKNKVALVQILPGQKEAPHIQKLFESKDITKIFHFARMDMTFLRARLGIKVQNVFCTKIASKLARTYTDKHGLKELIREFFEENIDKKNQSSDWGKKILTKDQVDYASTDVRFLISLESILTEMMIRENRFAIAEKCFGFLETQVELDLLEVYNLFEH, encoded by the coding sequence ATGACCCAAAAACGTTCAACTATAAAACCAGTCGTTTTACAAGGAGATCTGAACGAAGATTTTTTTGAAGCCTTTAAAAAGGATGACCGGTTAGCAGTCGATTGTGAGATGATGGGGCTCAATCCCAGAAGGGACAGGCTTTGTGTCGTTCAAATTTCCGATTCAAAAAATAAAGTCGCTTTAGTTCAAATCCTCCCTGGCCAAAAAGAAGCCCCTCATATCCAAAAATTATTCGAATCAAAAGACATTACCAAAATTTTCCATTTTGCTCGTATGGACATGACTTTCCTTCGTGCAAGGCTCGGTATCAAAGTACAAAATGTATTTTGTACCAAAATCGCAAGTAAATTGGCTCGCACTTATACCGATAAACACGGGTTAAAGGAACTGATCAGAGAGTTTTTTGAAGAAAACATCGACAAAAAAAACCAAAGTTCCGATTGGGGGAAAAAAATCCTCACTAAAGACCAAGTAGACTATGCTTCCACTGATGTCAGGTTTTTGATTTCCCTCGAATCTATTTTGACCGAAATGATGATCCGTGAAAACCGGTTTGCCATTGCAGAAAAATGTTTTGGTTTTTTAGAAACACAAGTGGAACTTGATTTACTCGAAGTGTACAATCTCTTTGAACACTGA